TAGTAAAAATGTCAgctgtgctgggcggtggtagcgcatgcctttaatcccagcacgcaggaggcagaggcaggcggatctctgtgagttcgaggccagcctggtctacaagagctagttccaggacaggaaccaaaaagctacggagaaaccctatctcgaaaaataaaaaaataaaaaaaatttaaaaaaagtcagcTGCCAATACATCGGCTTTCCTTATAGCTTGTTGTTTTGAGTGCTTTTTATCCTTCCATCTTCTCTTGCGTATTTAATTACAGGGTATTTTGGTATATAATTTGAAGAATAATTTCTCTTGGGGAACAATGCATAGTTGCAATTACATGAAACTCATAAAGATATTCTTTAGGGTATCTTTTATGCAAATAGTTATATTCCTGAAGTATGATCAGACACCACTAGCTGGGACCAGTGGGTATCAACACAAAACCAAATCTACAGAAGAATAAACAACAACACAAGCTAAATATTTGATGTATCAGATTCTGaatcacacccccccccccccccccccgtgaattCCTATCTTTGGTGCAAAAGGACCAATGAAAGTCTCTGGTGCCCACATTAAGGAAGCCTCTACCTCTTGATATGGCCTCCTTGGGTGTTCATCTGATACAATGACCATTTGGCCTGCATTAGTCACCTTATAAAGACTTTAGTCGAGGTGGAGACGGAATTCACAGAGCATTACCTGGGGCATGGGGGAGAGGGGTGCTGAGATGACCGGGAGGAACTGCTTTTCAGAGGCAGCATGTTTCCACTGTGGACTATCTCTCTGTAGAACAATCTTTATTTGACCACAGAGTTGAGAGGGAAGTTCCCccttagagcagtggtcctcaaccttcctaacaacAAGGAGACccttttatacagttcctcatgctgtggtgacccccaaatataaaattatttttgttgctacttcataactgcaatttcgctactgttatgaattatagtgTAAATATCTATGGTTTTGGGTTGTCTTAGGCAGTAACTGTAAAAGGgccatttgacccccaaaggggtcatgacccacaaggCTGAGACCCACAGGCTGGGCTTCCCAAACCACACTTCCCTAGATAAAGTGCTTTCTTAGTCACAAGATTCAgttccaagaaagaaaaacataatttgaTGTGAAATAAAAACTTGTGCTTAGGACAAAAGAATTGGAGATGCTGTTGCTTTGGTAATAACTACAATGGCCATGTTAAATCCTCATGTTATTAAGTCCAGGGGTTTTACTTCAATGATGTGGTAGTTATATTAGGAACTACAAAATGAGTCTATCTTGGGGAAAAAAGCAGTGAAATGTCAAAACTGAACCATCTTACAACACCAGGGGGACTTAGCTCTTTTGCGGAATTCTCATCCATAACTGAGTAGAATCACGGGATTTTGTACACACTTCCTGAGAGCTCCAAGATCTCCAAGATCCTTAGGATGCTACTGACTCACTCACCACCCAGAGAGTAACATTAAAGTTCCTTAATTTAGTGACTTTTGTCTGTCAGCAGTCACGTGGGAAAGTGAAGGGGGATCGCAACCAGAAACAACAAACATCTAAAGTCTTTTTAACCAAAAACATACAAATACGTTCGATTTGTATGTTAGAATCTTTAATCAGTATCTTTAATCCAATGCCTCACACTCaattcaaaatacataaatatagaacttttgaggaaaaaaattacttttatggaACATCAGTGAGGAAACTGTGTTTGAAAGAAACTTTGCCTTATGGGGTAGCATTCAGATTTCACGAACCTACTGACTTAGAAAATCAGTCATTAGTGCCATGACCTCAAAATTCTGTTTACCCTATATATCGTTTCCTTTCTAGAagagacaaaatttaaaaaaaaaaaaaaaaaaaaaaaaaagaattaaaaacaactaaAGTCCAGACTCAGGAATCGGGAAATGCCTTGATGATAGACTCATAGGCGGGCGGGGGCGGTGTGGAGAGGCCCATCCGCAGGCTGTTGCTGGACCAGCGGAAGTCTGGCCTGCTGGGACTGTGCAGGGTGCTGATGGCGGATGgggtggtggaggcaggcagGGTCATCAGCTGACTCTCGGTTTCCACCGGAAGCGGTGGGCATTGCAGGAAGGGATGGAAAGTTGAAGCCCTGAAGCTTGATTTCCTGGGGAAGGAGTTGGCCAGCTCCAGAGACGCTTGTCTCTGGAAGGTGAGACTGGCCAGGCTGAGGTTGCTTCGGCGCTCACAGCCACTGTGGCGGTAGAATCCAGTTCTGTTGAGGCCCTGATTGTAGGAAGACCTGGGTCGCCTGGTGGGACTCCACTGTGAGATGGGCGCGCTGGCTCTTCTTCTGCGAGACAGGAACACG
This genomic window from Chionomys nivalis chromosome 2, mChiNiv1.1, whole genome shotgun sequence contains:
- the Myct1 gene encoding myc target protein 1, which codes for MANNTTSLGSPWPENFWEDLIMSFTVSVAIGLAIGGFLWALFVFLSRRRRASAPISQWSPTRRPRSSYNQGLNRTGFYRHSGCERRSNLSLASLTFQRQASLELANSFPRKSSFRASTFHPFLQCPPLPVETESQLMTLPASTTPSAISTLHSPSRPDFRWSSNSLRMGLSTPPPPAYESIIKAFPDS